ATGTTTTAACCTCCAATACGTGATGGTACAAAACAGGTATGGTAATTAGAATTCTGGTGCGAAAACTTCAAAATATTTGCAAGCAATCTCCAAAACTTGGACATACTCATATTATTATTCTAAAAAAACGTAGCTTTCTTCTCTTGTCACATGCATATTAATCCCAGAAATAATCTTTCTTCCTTCACTTTATATTTTGATTATACGAAACAAAGCTCTCGTTTTTCTTACTTGATACTTACAAATTCCTTAAGTAAAGGATATTTTAAAATCTTAGCTTGATGAATATGTAGCGGTACTCCTATGTTAAGAGATAGCTTAAGGACCGAGGATTATATTGTTTTTATAAAGGGTTGATGTTATGTTTGTTTTGTAACATATCGTGTTTTATGCATGTAGGAGGATTTATTGAAGAAATTATTAATATTGTTTTTATTAGCTACATTTTGTCTACAGATTACAGGATGTTCTAATAATATGGGTACACTAAGGGAGAAGTCTAAACGCATCAATAAAGGGTGGTACAAACATATGTAATAGTTTGTATCACCCTTTGTTGATGATAGAAGTCATAAAGAAAAGACACCCTAAGGTGCCTTCCTTCGACTTGAACCATCTTAATTTTAATAATATATTGGACTCCCATCCAACTATTATTTTACCATGTTAAATTGTTTTATTCATTGAGAAATATGCTTTAAATATATATTTTTAAAAAATATATAGATTTGAACAATATGTATACGAGCCACATATCAAAAAAAGACACTCTCAAGAGTGCCTCTCCTTAGCAGCCGAATCCGCCGCCCCAACAGCTAGCGCCAACAATGATTAATAAGATGAAGAGCACAACAAGTAAGGCAAATCCGCCGCCGAAACCACAGCCTCCACCACAACTACCTCCATAGCCCATATTAACTCCTCCTTCCATAAAGCCCATTTATTAATGGATTTAATTTAATTTATGTTTTTAAGGGTGAATGGAGCAGGTCCTTAAAAAAATAAAAGGATTTTGGAAGTTAAAAAGAGTTGACGATCTTATTTTTGTCACCGGAATTTTGTCTTCTACATATTGTATTTTATTCTGTGTATTGGGGGAAGGAGGATCTTATGGCTAATTCTGAGATGATTTTACGTTTACTTACGGATTTAAAGATTGAACAACAATTGTTGAAAGAACAGTTAGAGAAAATGCAAACAGCTGTGACTATTCTTGAAGAAAAGTCAGTGACGCTTAAAGAAAAACCAGCGACTCTTAAAGAAAAAACAATGACTCCTGAAGAAAAACCATCTGTTACAAAGCAAAGAGCTTTTTCTGGACGCCCAACATCTTTTCGTGATTGGAGAGCAGCTGCTCAAAAAAATTCATAAAACTATAAAAAAAGAAGACATCAATTAAGATGTCTTCTTTTGCTTGTACAATCCAAATGAAGTTAAGAAGATATATCCATATTGCTTTAGAAATAAGAAGAAAATAACGATTGTCGACTCCTATTTTAGTTATCTATTATTTGTTTTAATTCATTTATTCGTATTATTTTTTGAGAGCCCCAGTAATGAGGCCTTTTTTATAATTGTGTTAAAGTAGAAACCCCTCAAGCGTAGTGAGGGGTTACATGACTAGGGAAATGAATGATTATTAGTGTTTCATGAGCTGAAGTTCAGGATATTGCTTCTGAATTTCTTCTAAATGATTTTCGTTTATCCCTTTTAAATTTTGATCAAAGAAGCTAGTTACTAGTTTATTAATGAGTGTATAATTTGTGGCTACATCTTCGTCTGGTTCATTAATAATAGGTGAAAATGCTGCTAAATCTGTAAAACTGGTATGGTTTGTTTTTGGAATTACCACTGTGTACACGCCCGGTTTTTCAATCGTTTTATTTCTTAAATAGGATATTTCCAATAATTCATTTTGGATTCCGGTTGTCTTTTGATTCTCCGCTTCTTTCATATAATGAATCGTCGCCTCAGCATTCATCAACATGAATGGTTTCTGAGGACCGTCTTTAGGCATTGGGTCGCCAAACAATCCGCCATCCATATCAATTGCAGCTTTAATACGCGTATCCTTTACTAGCATCTGTGCGGAGGTTGCTCCGCCAAAAGAGTGACCGAA
This DNA window, taken from Bacillus cereus ATCC 14579, encodes the following:
- a CDS encoding YjcZ family sporulation protein, with the protein product MGYGGSCGGGCGFGGGFALLVVLFILLIIVGASCWGGGFGC